Proteins encoded together in one Dechloromonas sp. HYN0024 window:
- the trpE gene encoding anthranilate synthase component I → MTETEFNALAAQGYNRIPVTLETFADLDTPLSIYLKLANAPYTYLLESVQGGERFGRYSIIGLAAQTRIVVNGHQVLVLTGNRVAEREDDTNPLDFIGKFMQRFRAAPQAGLPRFCGGLVGCFGYDTIRYVETKLTRTHKPDDIGTPDIGLLLSEEIAVVDNLSGKLTLVVFAEPSFPGAYQKARARLMELLAKLRTPVVIPSEKPVHSEPAVSVFGEAAFKKAVLKAKDYITEGDVMQVVLSQRMTKPFGATPLALYRTLRSLNPSPYMFYFDFEDFHVVGASPEILVRLEGDRVTVRPIAGTRKRGASPEEDAALASELLADEKERAEHTQLLDLGRNDCGRVAKVGSVKLTENMIVERYSHVMHIVSNVEGRLQPGLDALDVLKATFPAGTVSGAPKVRAMEIIDELEPVKRGIYAGAVGYLGFHGDMDIAIAIRTAVVKNKQLYVQAGAGIVADSDPHSEWEETRNKARAVLRAAELAEQGLDTRVD, encoded by the coding sequence ATGACTGAAACCGAATTCAACGCCCTTGCCGCGCAAGGCTACAACCGTATTCCTGTTACGCTGGAAACGTTTGCCGATCTCGACACGCCGCTGTCGATCTACCTCAAGCTGGCCAACGCGCCCTACACCTACCTGCTTGAATCCGTGCAGGGCGGTGAGCGTTTCGGCCGCTACTCGATTATCGGCCTCGCCGCCCAGACGCGTATTGTCGTCAATGGCCATCAGGTTCTGGTTCTCACCGGCAACCGTGTCGCCGAGCGCGAGGACGATACCAATCCGCTCGATTTCATCGGCAAGTTCATGCAGCGTTTCCGTGCCGCACCCCAGGCTGGCCTGCCGCGCTTCTGCGGTGGACTGGTCGGCTGCTTCGGCTACGACACCATCCGTTACGTCGAAACCAAGCTGACGCGCACCCACAAGCCGGACGACATCGGTACGCCGGATATCGGCCTGCTCCTCTCCGAAGAAATCGCCGTCGTCGACAACCTCTCCGGCAAGCTCACCCTGGTCGTCTTCGCCGAGCCGAGCTTCCCCGGCGCATATCAGAAAGCGCGGGCGCGGCTCATGGAGCTTCTCGCCAAACTACGCACGCCGGTGGTCATCCCGAGCGAAAAGCCGGTCCACTCCGAGCCGGCCGTTTCGGTGTTTGGTGAGGCTGCTTTCAAGAAGGCTGTACTCAAGGCCAAGGACTACATCACCGAAGGCGACGTCATGCAGGTCGTCCTCTCGCAGCGCATGACCAAGCCCTTTGGGGCCACCCCGCTGGCGCTCTATCGCACCCTGCGGAGCCTCAATCCGTCGCCCTACATGTTCTACTTCGATTTCGAGGATTTTCATGTCGTCGGCGCCTCGCCGGAAATTCTCGTCCGTCTCGAAGGCGACCGCGTCACCGTCCGCCCAATCGCCGGCACCCGCAAACGCGGTGCTTCTCCGGAAGAGGATGCCGCCCTGGCCAGCGAACTGCTTGCCGATGAAAAGGAGCGCGCCGAGCACACCCAGTTGCTCGACCTCGGCCGCAACGACTGTGGCCGCGTCGCCAAGGTCGGCAGTGTCAAACTCACCGAAAACATGATCGTCGAGCGTTACTCGCACGTCATGCACATCGTCTCCAATGTTGAAGGCCGCCTGCAACCGGGGCTCGATGCGCTCGACGTGCTGAAAGCAACTTTTCCCGCCGGTACTGTTTCCGGTGCCCCCAAGGTTCGGGCCATGGAAATCATCGATGAACTGGAGCCGGTCAAGCGTGGCATCTACGCCGGCGCCGTCGGCTACCTCGGTTTCCATGGCGACATGGATATCGCCATCGCCATCCGCACGGCCGTCGTCAAAAACAAGCAGCTGTACGTCCAGGCCGGTGCCGGCATCGTCGCCGACTCCGATCCGCACTCGGAATGGGAAGAAACCCGCAACAAGGCCCGCGCCGTGCTGCGCGCCGCCGAACTGGCCGAGCAGGGGCTGGATACGCGAGTCGATTGA
- a CDS encoding phosphoglycolate phosphatase — translation MQFQSVTFDLDGTLLDTIADLAEACRLMLDEVGARPRSLAEVHSFVGKGMAVLVERCLTHEQPPSDDQRHAAIESFKRHYAAVNGKFTRIYPGVIDGLQAWQASGLKMGVVTNKPGMFTGVLLERMGLADYFDVVVSGDTTAHKKPHPEPVLHACRLFGVRPDRNLHIGDSRHDIHAAHAAGCLAYAVPYGYNEGEPVDSADCDALVSDLLAAYRQALTFKDLPQK, via the coding sequence GTGCAGTTTCAGTCCGTCACCTTCGACCTCGATGGCACCCTCCTCGACACCATTGCCGATCTGGCCGAGGCCTGCCGCCTGATGCTCGACGAAGTCGGCGCCCGGCCACGGTCGCTCGCCGAGGTGCACAGTTTTGTCGGCAAGGGCATGGCCGTGCTGGTTGAGCGCTGCCTGACCCATGAGCAGCCGCCGAGCGATGACCAACGGCACGCGGCGATCGAATCCTTCAAGCGTCACTATGCGGCGGTTAACGGGAAATTCACCCGGATTTATCCGGGCGTGATCGACGGCTTGCAAGCCTGGCAAGCCAGCGGCCTCAAGATGGGCGTGGTCACCAACAAGCCGGGCATGTTCACGGGAGTGCTGCTCGAACGCATGGGGCTGGCTGATTATTTCGATGTGGTGGTGTCCGGCGACACCACGGCCCACAAGAAGCCGCATCCCGAGCCGGTTCTCCATGCCTGTCGGCTGTTTGGTGTCCGACCGGATCGCAATCTGCATATCGGTGATTCCCGACACGACATTCATGCCGCCCATGCTGCCGGTTGTCTGGCCTATGCCGTACCCTACGGTTACAACGAAGGTGAGCCGGTGGACAGCGCCGATTGCGATGCGCTAGTATCCGATCTGCTCGCCGCTTACCGGCAAGCACTTACTTTTAAAGACCTCCCACAAAAATGA
- the rpe gene encoding ribulose-phosphate 3-epimerase — protein MSAKDYVIAPSILSANFAKLGEEVANVIASGADWIHFDVMDNHYVPNLTIGPLVCEAIRPCTTAPIDVHLMVKPVDRIIPDFAKAGANIITFHPEASDHVDRSLSLIRDAGCLGGLVFNPATPLDYMDYVLDKIDVILLMSVNPGFGGQKFIPGTLAKARQARAKLDAYEKESGRRIRLEIDGGVNVGNIADIARAGVDAFVAGSAVYGAGKDSDPHRYDTIIGALRTELAKV, from the coding sequence ATGTCAGCCAAAGATTACGTCATCGCGCCGAGCATTCTGTCCGCCAATTTCGCCAAGCTGGGCGAAGAGGTGGCCAACGTCATCGCTTCCGGCGCCGACTGGATTCACTTTGACGTGATGGACAACCATTACGTTCCCAACCTGACCATCGGTCCGCTCGTCTGCGAGGCCATTCGTCCGTGTACCACGGCGCCGATCGATGTCCATCTGATGGTCAAGCCGGTAGATCGCATCATCCCCGATTTTGCCAAAGCCGGGGCCAATATCATCACCTTCCACCCGGAAGCCTCCGACCACGTTGACCGCAGCCTGTCTCTGATCCGCGATGCCGGTTGTCTGGGTGGCCTGGTTTTCAACCCGGCAACACCTCTCGATTACATGGACTACGTCCTCGACAAGATCGACGTCATCTTGCTGATGAGCGTCAATCCCGGCTTCGGCGGTCAGAAGTTCATCCCCGGCACGCTGGCCAAGGCCCGCCAGGCACGCGCCAAACTCGATGCCTACGAAAAGGAAAGCGGCCGGCGCATCCGTCTTGAAATCGATGGCGGGGTCAATGTTGGCAATATCGCCGACATCGCCCGTGCCGGCGTCGACGCCTTCGTCGCCGGTTCGGCCGTCTATGGTGCCGGCAAGGACAGCGACCCGCATCGCTACGACACTATCATTGGCGCACTGCGCACTGAATTGGCGAAGGTCTGA
- the apaG gene encoding Co2+/Mg2+ efflux protein ApaG — translation MPDTDKYQIDIQPMPQFIPEQSDPDNSRYIFAYTITIKNIGSVPAQLVSRHWIITDGNNDVQEVRGLGVVGKQPLLQPGESFRYTSGSSLTTPIGTMKGTYQMVAEDGTHFDAEIPEFVLASPRALH, via the coding sequence ATGCCCGACACCGACAAGTACCAAATCGACATTCAACCCATGCCGCAGTTCATCCCGGAGCAGTCTGACCCGGATAACAGCCGCTACATCTTTGCCTACACCATCACCATCAAAAATATCGGCAGCGTGCCGGCGCAACTGGTTTCGCGCCACTGGATCATCACCGACGGCAACAATGATGTGCAGGAAGTTCGCGGCCTCGGCGTCGTTGGCAAGCAGCCGTTGCTCCAGCCTGGCGAGAGTTTTCGCTATACCAGCGGCTCGTCACTGACCACGCCGATCGGCACGATGAAAGGCACTTACCAGATGGTGGCCGAGGATGGCACCCATTTTGACGCGGAGATCCCCGAATTCGTCCTGGCCAGCCCACGCGCCCTGCACTAA
- a CDS encoding ExeA family protein: MYKDYFRLGEMPFSIVPDPRFLFMSNRHREALAHLLYGIQGEGGIVLLTGEVGTGKTTICRSMLEQLPDNIDIAFILNPLMSAEELLQTICEEYHIAVTAERPGIKAYVDAIHHWLLEANARDRRAILIIDEAQNLNPLVLEQLRLLTNLETNSRKLMQIILIGQPELQEMLSRPEMRQVAQRVIARYHLTQLAPEEVRAYVGHRLRVSGAAQVIFPDALCKKLHQATGGVPRLINLVCDRALLGTYVQARQQVNAATLRQAIREVIAAHQPSRHPWRTIVATVLVIGLAGIAATTPPVNEAISAWLAPPPIPEPVAPPPPPAEPPKTEVPPQATASSLAANQSKSDAGPLKSIDWPERMARTESERLAFQALFDRNGINALGSPRGGNCRLAETQGLRCYAARGGITDLRLLDHPALIRLTDASRRDYAATLVALEPHTATLLIGGEERRVALADLADAWSGNFIVLWKAPAGFGEQLAPGQHGPAIPWLRQVMSKVDGIADNGSDVFDPELARRVRAFQLAEGIRPDGYVGPVTAIRISARSTPAGPRLINQREG, translated from the coding sequence ATGTACAAGGATTACTTCCGGCTTGGCGAGATGCCATTCTCGATTGTGCCGGACCCGCGCTTCCTGTTCATGAGCAACCGCCACCGCGAAGCGCTGGCCCATCTGCTCTACGGCATCCAGGGAGAAGGCGGCATCGTGTTGCTCACCGGCGAGGTCGGTACCGGCAAGACCACCATCTGCCGGAGCATGCTCGAACAGTTGCCGGACAATATCGACATCGCGTTCATCCTCAATCCCCTGATGAGCGCCGAAGAGCTGCTGCAGACCATCTGCGAGGAGTATCACATCGCCGTCACGGCCGAGCGGCCCGGCATCAAGGCCTATGTAGACGCCATCCATCACTGGCTGCTTGAAGCCAATGCGCGGGACCGGCGAGCCATCCTGATCATCGACGAAGCGCAGAATCTCAACCCGCTGGTGCTTGAACAACTGCGCCTGCTGACCAATCTCGAAACCAATAGCCGCAAGTTGATGCAGATCATCCTGATCGGTCAGCCGGAACTGCAGGAGATGCTGTCCCGACCGGAAATGCGCCAGGTCGCCCAGCGGGTGATTGCCCGTTACCACCTGACCCAGCTCGCGCCGGAAGAGGTCCGCGCCTATGTCGGACATCGCCTGCGCGTTTCCGGCGCGGCTCAGGTCATTTTCCCCGATGCCCTGTGCAAGAAACTGCATCAAGCCACCGGCGGGGTACCACGCCTGATCAACCTGGTTTGTGACCGGGCGCTCCTCGGCACTTACGTTCAGGCCAGACAGCAGGTCAATGCCGCCACCCTGCGCCAGGCGATTCGCGAGGTAATCGCAGCGCATCAGCCATCCCGCCATCCCTGGCGGACGATAGTTGCCACCGTGCTGGTTATCGGGCTGGCCGGTATCGCTGCCACTACACCACCGGTCAACGAGGCGATCAGCGCCTGGCTGGCCCCGCCCCCCATCCCCGAGCCGGTTGCACCGCCGCCACCTCCGGCCGAGCCACCAAAGACGGAAGTCCCACCTCAGGCTACGGCGAGCAGTCTTGCGGCAAACCAGAGCAAGAGCGATGCCGGGCCACTGAAAAGCATCGACTGGCCGGAGCGGATGGCCCGGACGGAAAGTGAGCGGCTCGCCTTTCAGGCCCTCTTTGACCGCAATGGCATCAATGCCCTCGGCTCGCCTCGCGGCGGCAACTGCCGGCTGGCCGAAACCCAAGGCCTGCGGTGTTACGCAGCGCGGGGCGGCATCACCGATCTTCGCCTGCTCGACCACCCGGCACTGATCCGCCTGACCGACGCCAGTCGCCGGGACTATGCGGCAACGCTGGTGGCGCTCGAGCCGCACACCGCCACCCTGCTGATCGGTGGCGAAGAGCGCCGGGTCGCACTGGCCGACCTTGCCGACGCCTGGTCCGGCAATTTCATCGTGCTCTGGAAAGCGCCGGCCGGCTTCGGCGAACAACTGGCTCCGGGCCAGCATGGGCCGGCAATCCCTTGGCTGCGCCAGGTCATGAGCAAGGTCGACGGCATTGCCGACAATGGCTCCGATGTTTTCGACCCGGAGCTGGCCCGGCGCGTTCGTGCCTTTCAACTGGCCGAAGGCATCCGCCCCGATGGCTATGTCGGTCCGGTCACCGCCATCCGTATCAGCGCCCGCAGCACGCCGGCCGGGCCGCGCCTGATCAACCAGCGGGAGGGCTGA
- a CDS encoding general secretion pathway protein GspB, with protein MSYILDALRKSEQERQLAAGRGTGMLYPATAETSPGLGRKVILFGIILLIVTIGLNWWSWSRVTTPPKTPPASPPPALAATRAVPPVVAPATLPTPPAPTQPAVQPAIAPSPSPAPKSAVEAAPQPVSAPEKPARTMPTPPPPAQVTAHAPKSEATGEPPKSLPAVSVSGFIKDESGVNLAIINDKLVREGDEVLPGLRLERIDGENAYFNYKGQRFRR; from the coding sequence ATGTCCTACATTCTCGACGCCTTGCGCAAGTCCGAACAGGAGCGGCAACTCGCCGCCGGCCGCGGGACAGGCATGCTGTATCCGGCCACCGCCGAGACCAGCCCGGGCCTTGGTCGCAAGGTGATCCTGTTCGGCATTATTCTGCTGATCGTGACGATAGGCCTGAACTGGTGGTCGTGGTCACGCGTCACGACCCCGCCCAAGACGCCCCCGGCCAGCCCCCCGCCAGCGCTGGCGGCAACCCGGGCCGTTCCGCCAGTTGTTGCCCCAGCCACCCTTCCAACGCCACCGGCGCCAACCCAACCGGCCGTACAACCAGCTATCGCACCCAGCCCCTCGCCCGCCCCCAAGTCGGCGGTGGAAGCTGCTCCGCAACCCGTTTCAGCCCCCGAAAAGCCGGCCAGGACGATGCCGACTCCACCCCCTCCGGCCCAGGTTACGGCGCATGCGCCAAAGAGCGAGGCCACGGGCGAACCGCCGAAGTCATTGCCGGCGGTGAGTGTTTCCGGCTTTATCAAGGATGAAAGCGGCGTCAATCTGGCGATCATCAACGACAAGCTGGTGCGCGAAGGTGACGAGGTTCTCCCCGGCCTGCGCCTGGAGAGGATTGATGGCGAAAACGCTTACTTTAACTACAAGGGGCAACGCTTCCGCCGTTAG
- a CDS encoding class I SAM-dependent methyltransferase, translating to MSLKHSYTLIAPFYDAFIARATHQARANSLAALPIRPGRVLLAGVGTGLDLPHLPAHHHYVGLDLTHAMLRRTRPRSGHVDFVPVQGNAQGLPFADASFDCAVLHLILAVVPEPTKCLAEIARVLKPGGQVLVFDKFLRRGQPARLRRLINPLVRRVATRLDVVFEDLLAAAPGLRVEIDQPALAGGWFRLICLRKS from the coding sequence ATGAGCCTGAAACATAGCTACACTTTGATCGCCCCGTTCTACGATGCGTTCATTGCCCGCGCCACCCACCAGGCGCGGGCAAACAGCCTGGCCGCCCTGCCCATCCGGCCGGGCCGCGTACTCCTCGCCGGCGTCGGCACCGGCCTCGACCTGCCGCACCTGCCGGCCCATCACCATTACGTCGGCCTCGATCTGACCCACGCCATGCTGCGCCGCACTCGGCCCCGGTCTGGCCATGTTGATTTCGTGCCGGTACAGGGCAACGCGCAAGGCCTGCCCTTTGCCGATGCTTCATTTGATTGTGCCGTGCTGCACCTGATTCTTGCCGTTGTCCCGGAACCAACCAAATGCCTGGCGGAAATCGCCCGAGTACTTAAACCGGGTGGCCAGGTACTGGTTTTTGACAAGTTCCTGCGTCGTGGGCAACCCGCCCGCCTGCGTCGATTGATCAATCCGCTGGTGCGCCGGGTGGCGACCCGACTCGATGTCGTTTTTGAAGACCTACTGGCGGCAGCGCCCGGCCTGAGGGTGGAAATCGATCAGCCGGCGCTGGCGGGTGGCTGGTTTCGACTGATCTGCCTGCGCAAATCCTGA
- the ydiK gene encoding AI-2E family transporter YdiK: MTEIRRDLARNTLAILCILGLIGLSVWVLLPFLAATVWAVMIVVATWPLFRSLETRLGNRRTPAVAIMSLGLLLLLVMPLWVAFDTIFSHTEQLTAVGKSFAADGLPPPPDWVNNLPLIGDKVAVAWAQLDAAGTGGLLKKVTPYAADAGKWVFSQVGGIGGMLIQFLLVVTIAAILYAGGETGARMARRFGRRLAGERGENSVVLAAQAIRGVALGVGVTAIVQTVLGGLGLAAAGVPFASLLSAVMLILCIAQIGPMPILLPAVGWMFWTGDTGWATVLLVWSVIVGSLDSFLRPMLIKRGADLPLLLIFAGVIGGMLSFGLVGIFVGPVVLAVTYTLTLAWIEDGLGRDER; this comes from the coding sequence ATGACTGAAATCCGCCGCGATCTTGCCCGCAATACGCTGGCCATACTCTGCATTCTCGGGCTGATCGGCCTGTCGGTCTGGGTTTTGCTCCCCTTTCTGGCGGCCACCGTATGGGCAGTGATGATCGTTGTCGCTACCTGGCCGCTATTCAGGTCGCTCGAAACACGGCTCGGCAATCGGCGTACACCGGCGGTGGCCATCATGTCGCTAGGTCTCCTGCTTCTGCTGGTAATGCCGTTGTGGGTAGCATTCGACACCATTTTTTCGCATACCGAACAATTGACCGCTGTCGGCAAGTCGTTTGCCGCCGATGGCCTGCCGCCGCCACCGGACTGGGTAAATAATCTCCCGTTGATTGGCGATAAGGTAGCTGTTGCCTGGGCTCAGCTCGATGCCGCGGGAACCGGTGGATTGCTCAAAAAGGTCACGCCTTATGCCGCCGATGCGGGTAAGTGGGTGTTCTCTCAGGTGGGGGGTATCGGTGGCATGCTCATCCAGTTTCTGCTGGTCGTCACAATTGCCGCCATCCTCTATGCCGGGGGTGAAACGGGGGCGCGCATGGCTCGCCGTTTTGGTCGTCGGCTGGCCGGTGAGCGAGGCGAGAATTCAGTGGTTCTGGCCGCTCAGGCGATTCGTGGTGTGGCCCTCGGGGTTGGCGTCACCGCCATCGTTCAGACGGTCCTGGGCGGTCTCGGGCTGGCGGCTGCCGGCGTCCCCTTCGCTTCGCTGTTGTCGGCCGTCATGCTGATTCTGTGCATTGCCCAGATCGGGCCGATGCCGATACTGTTGCCAGCGGTTGGCTGGATGTTCTGGACCGGGGATACCGGCTGGGCGACCGTTCTGCTGGTGTGGAGCGTGATCGTCGGCAGCCTCGACAGTTTTTTGCGGCCGATGCTCATCAAGCGAGGGGCGGATCTGCCCTTGCTGCTGATCTTTGCCGGGGTTATTGGCGGCATGTTGAGCTTCGGTCTGGTTGGCATCTTCGTCGGCCCGGTCGTTCTCGCCGTTACCTATACGCTGACGCTGGCCTGGATCGAGGATGGCCTCGGGCGCGACGAACGCTGA
- a CDS encoding ankyrin repeat domain-containing protein has product MTESKAPLSFLLNSEFREKYPHQLVARYPHIAQHIESLWHNADAVADYFSDLMIPSRPNRQGFPADVAAEIMSLSMAFDRIGSLVFADAESAKTTKSGTYHWESESQIGADDIGFDLTRAGFAKAAEAGDRQACLRFVRAGFDVDTRDARDWTPLMIAAFYGREQLALMLLESGADIYATDGGGYSSLHWAAFSGYLELVRLLLQRGLPANTPSNAGITPLLQAAARGHVAVVRLLLEFQANPNLLAKDGSSPLLKAVANNHLAVSQLLLNAGAHRNVTLKDGTTLDDMVAKAKDPRIRAIFA; this is encoded by the coding sequence ATGACCGAATCCAAGGCTCCGCTCTCCTTCCTGCTCAATAGCGAATTCCGCGAAAAATATCCGCACCAGTTAGTGGCGCGCTACCCGCATATCGCCCAGCATATCGAGTCGCTGTGGCACAACGCCGATGCGGTGGCCGATTACTTCAGTGACCTGATGATTCCCAGTCGCCCCAACCGGCAAGGTTTTCCAGCCGACGTCGCGGCTGAAATCATGTCCTTGAGCATGGCTTTTGACCGCATAGGCTCGTTGGTTTTTGCCGATGCTGAATCGGCCAAGACGACCAAGTCGGGGACCTATCACTGGGAGAGCGAAAGTCAGATCGGGGCTGATGACATCGGCTTTGACCTCACCCGGGCCGGCTTTGCGAAGGCGGCCGAGGCAGGTGACCGCCAGGCCTGCCTGCGCTTTGTCAGAGCCGGCTTTGATGTCGACACGCGTGATGCCCGCGACTGGACGCCGCTCATGATCGCCGCGTTCTATGGCCGCGAACAGCTGGCCCTCATGTTGCTCGAGAGCGGCGCCGATATTTACGCCACGGATGGCGGTGGCTATAGCTCCCTGCACTGGGCGGCCTTCAGCGGCTATCTCGAACTGGTCCGCTTGCTGCTGCAACGCGGCCTGCCAGCCAATACCCCGAGCAACGCCGGGATCACCCCCTTGCTGCAGGCTGCAGCCCGCGGGCATGTCGCGGTGGTCCGGTTGCTCCTCGAATTTCAGGCCAATCCCAATCTCCTGGCCAAGGATGGCTCAAGCCCCCTGCTCAAAGCTGTCGCCAACAACCATCTGGCGGTTAGCCAGTTGTTGCTGAATGCCGGCGCTCATCGCAATGTCACCCTCAAGGATGGCACGACGCTCGATGATATGGTCGCGAAAGCCAAAGATCCGCGAATCCGGGCTATATTTGCCTGA
- the argJ gene encoding bifunctional glutamate N-acetyltransferase/amino-acid acetyltransferase ArgJ → MPVNYATPAADQLFPVAGVRLGVAAAEIRKKNRRDLTLVALDAGCTVAGVFTQNRFCAAPVQICRKHLAGGQEIRALIVNTGIANAGTGEPGRQAAQETCEAVGQLLGIAAGQVLPFSTGVILELLPVERIRAGLPAVFADLKADNWHGAAHGIMTTDTVAKAASRRLTVNGKTVTISGVSKGAGMIKPNMATMLGFLATDAGIAQPLLDKLVKEAADTSFNCITVDGDTSTNDSYVMIASGQSGASFAAETDAGWAEIKAAIIAVSVELAQAIVRDGEGATKFITVAVQGGRDIEECRKVGYAIGHSPLVKTAFFASDPNLGRILAAVGYAGIGDLDVDGVKVWLDDVLVAEKGGRAAAYREEDGARVMAQAEITVRVDLGRGMALANVYTCDFSYDYVKINADYRS, encoded by the coding sequence ATGCCCGTCAATTACGCTACCCCCGCCGCCGATCAACTTTTCCCGGTTGCCGGGGTTCGTCTCGGCGTTGCCGCCGCCGAAATTCGCAAGAAAAACCGGCGCGACCTGACCCTGGTGGCACTCGATGCCGGTTGTACCGTGGCCGGGGTATTCACCCAGAACCGCTTCTGCGCCGCCCCGGTACAGATTTGCCGCAAGCATCTGGCCGGCGGTCAGGAAATCCGTGCGCTGATTGTCAATACCGGTATTGCCAATGCCGGAACCGGTGAGCCAGGACGTCAGGCGGCACAGGAAACCTGTGAAGCGGTTGGTCAATTGCTCGGGATTGCGGCCGGACAGGTCCTGCCCTTCTCGACGGGCGTCATTCTTGAGTTGTTGCCGGTTGAGCGGATCAGGGCCGGCTTGCCGGCGGTGTTCGCCGACCTCAAGGCCGATAACTGGCACGGGGCAGCGCACGGCATCATGACCACCGATACCGTGGCCAAGGCGGCATCGCGACGGCTGACGGTCAACGGCAAGACGGTAACCATTTCCGGTGTCTCCAAGGGGGCTGGCATGATCAAGCCGAATATGGCGACCATGCTCGGTTTTCTCGCCACCGATGCCGGTATTGCCCAGCCCTTGCTCGACAAACTGGTGAAGGAGGCGGCTGATACTTCGTTCAACTGCATCACCGTCGATGGCGACACCTCGACCAATGACTCCTATGTGATGATTGCCAGCGGCCAGTCGGGCGCCAGCTTTGCGGCAGAAACCGATGCCGGCTGGGCCGAAATCAAGGCCGCCATCATTGCTGTTTCAGTCGAGTTGGCCCAGGCCATTGTTCGTGACGGCGAAGGTGCCACAAAATTTATTACTGTTGCCGTGCAGGGCGGCAGGGATATCGAGGAGTGTCGCAAGGTTGGTTATGCCATTGGTCACTCACCGCTGGTCAAAACCGCCTTTTTCGCGTCGGATCCCAATCTTGGCAGAATTCTCGCGGCTGTCGGTTATGCCGGTATTGGCGATCTTGATGTGGACGGCGTCAAGGTCTGGCTGGATGATGTGCTCGTCGCGGAAAAGGGCGGTCGGGCGGCGGCCTATCGGGAAGAGGATGGGGCCCGTGTCATGGCCCAGGCGGAAATCACCGTGCGGGTTGACCTCGGGCGCGGTATGGCCCTGGCCAATGTTTATACCTGCGATTTTTCCTACGACTACGTCAAGATCAACGCCGACTATCGTTCCTGA